ATCCCTTTGGCAGATGGAAAGATGGACAGTATGCTCATCCTGCCAGACCAGACGGccgtgaggcaggaggcagggctgccAGTCTCAGCGAGCATTCAGCTCCTCGTTCTGTGCCCGTCCTGCGGGCACTCAGGGCTGCTCCCTGGTCACCAAATCCACAGGGCAGGCTGTAGGGGGTCCTgccccaccagaagaaaaacaggGAACCTGCCTCTGACGCAAGGTTGGGGAGCAGGCCCCCATGGGCAAGGACGACCCCTTCCCGCAGTGCTGGCCTGAATCTGCTGGGTTCGTGGACTCCTGAAGTTATCACCTGGGTTTTATTGGTGGCTGGTCTCATCACGGGATGGGCCGTCCACTGAGCCTgcctggctggctgcctgcctgcACCAAGGCCTCAGTGGGCAAGGGGAAGAGGCCAGGGGGAGGGCGAGGCTGACCGCAGACCCCTGAGGGGAACCACTCTTTGATGGGACATGGGGGCTGTAGGCACTGGGGACAGGACAAAGTTGGGGGGTCCTGGGAGCATGGGCCAGGGACTCTGCTGGTGGCCCAGGCTGACGAGGTCACGAGTTTAAGAAGGCGAAAGCCGACGGCTCCGAGCCAGACGGTTCTTTGGCTGCCATCCTCTGAGACGACATCCAGGGGGCCTGGCAGGGCTCCCCCACAGCAGGCCCGGCCCCCACCAGGCGGGGACAGGCCACCAGCTCCATGCCAGCAAATAAGGAGTGGGAGCTGCCGCTGGGGCCCGGGCCCAGCTCTGGCCCCCACTGTCGGGTGTCCATGCCCACTGGGCCCCGCTCAGATCCAGGCCCCTGCTCTGTGGAAGCTGCCAGTCTGGTTTCAGCCTCCACAGCATCCCCAGGGGCTGGAAGCAGGCAGCTGTCCAGGGGGGTGGGAGACACAGGGCCAGGATGCAGCCCTGATGGGGGAGCAGTGCTCCTGGGTGTGAACAGAGCTGAACTCAGAGGCTGCAGGAAGGCCTGGTCCCCGGCTAAAGGCAGGGCATCGGTCAGCAGGTCTGATGGGCCCACATGTGCAGCTGTGGGGCCAGGCTCAGCTGGGGGCTTCCGGGCAGGAGGCCACTGTCGGCAGGAGGCTTCAAAGTGTCTCAGGATctatacaggacagaaatagactcatggacagagaatacagacttgtggttaccaggggggcagagggtgggaagggatagactgggatttcaaaattgtagaatagataaacaagattacactgtatagcacagggaaatatacacagaatgttatgataaatcacagagaaaaaaatgtgacaatgagtgtgtgtatgtccatgaatgactgaaaaattgtgctgagcactgcaatttgacacaacactgtaaaatgattataaatcaataacaaatgttaaaaaaaaagtgtttcaggATCTGGATGAGGGAAGAAAAGGGGCATCGGTGAGGCTCCTGTGCTCCGCAGGAATCACGGACGGCTTGGCCCTCCCCGCACCAGTGCCTGCCTCAGTGCCGCCGCCCAGAGCAGGGGAGGGCCGGCCAGCTGCTCCCACCCGTTCTCCTGTAGTCCCACCCTGGGGAGCAGCAGCGCTGGGGAGGACAGTTAGGGACAGGTGACTAAGGAGCTGAATTTTCAGCCACCACAGAGGAAACGGGAAGCCAACAGCGGGTGAAGGGGCCAGGGCCTGGCTGCTGCCTAGAGGCCCCGAGGAAGATCCTGGGCTGCTCCCCAACACTTGTCAGCGGAAAGAGAACTCAGACACACAGAGCCACTTCCGTCTTCCAGGAGCTGGGGACCTGGAAGCAGAGCTCAGACCCGTGAGCTGTGACACAGCGGAGAACAGAGGAATAGATCCATCCAAGCAGCCAAGGAGGGCTTCCTGCAGGAAGCCGTGTGTAAGATGAGTCATGAGGGGGACGGCGTTGCCCAAAGGACAGAGCTGCTAGGCAGCGGGGAGGGCAAGCGTGGGGTCCCAGGAATGGGAAGACACCAGGCCCCCAACTGCTGCTCCAGGggcagcaggcaggaaagggagggtcTGTGAGCGGCgctggggcctgggggctggggagtgggggctgggggctggggatcggggcgggggcggcgctCCGCCACTCACCTTGGTGGCCTTGTTGGTCACGGGTCCGGGGCGGCCCGTACTGAGCTCCTGCAGCCGCGGCCGGGCGAGCAGCAGGACGCGCTCCTGGGAGAGCAGGTCGGTGCAGCCGAGGGAGGCGATGGCCCCCAGGGCTCTCTGCGGGGCAGGCCTGCGGTCAGCAAGGGCCCTCACGGGAGTCCTGTGCTCACCCCCCACCTGTCTCCAGGGCAGGACACCCCCCGCCCCGCGGCGGCCGCCCTCACCATCTGCTCGTGCTCGCCAGTCCCGCCCAGGTGGCGGATCAGCAGCTCCAGCACGGCCTCACAGTTGAGGAGTCCACACCTGCACGGGGGCACCTGGGCAGTGGGACAGGGGCCAGGTGGGGGCGCAGAGCTGGGGCAAGGGTGGGGGGTGCAGGGGTGGGGTCCTGgagtggcggggtggggggctcaCTCTTTGACGAAGCGCTGCTCCTCCTCTCGGCTCAAGAAGGCGTGCGGCCCGCGAGTCACAGCCCGGACCAGGCTCAGCTCCTGCTGGTAGTCACCCGGGGTCATGGCCTCGACCCTGTAGGAGACATGCAGGTCAGGACAGAGCAGGGTGCCTCCCCGACCGGTGGGATCCTGGAGCTGGGATGGGGGGGTTGCCCTGGGCCCAGGCTCACCTTTCTGCCAGGTCACTGGGCGCCCGGCTGGTAACTGAGGGGCTGTCGCTGCCCGACCGACTGCTGGAGTCTGAGGCCCCGCCCAGGGCGCCGTCCTCCTGGGAGGAGCTCTGAGAGCTGGGGCTGCTGTCCAGCTCATCCCAGCCGCCCCCGGCCTGCCCAGGCTGGCGTCTCACTGCTGGGGGAGACAGTGACCGAGGGTAAGGCCCTCTGGGGCCTCAGGCTGGCCTCGTGTCCGCCTCCCCAGGATCCTAGAACAGAGAGATGCAGGAAAGGCCTGGGGTCTGGGTCCTGAGATGTGGACGGGGTGGCCACCTGGGCTCCAGCTCTAGGACACACCAGgtgaggggagatgggggcagagAGGAGCACATCCTTCCAGGGGACCTGCCCCGCCCGGAAGACGCAGGAAGCCGTGTCAGGAACCAGGGCCAGGCGGGGGCTGGATGTGCAGAGCAGCAGGGACACTGCCAGCACAGTGGCTCTCAAATCCTGGTGAGTCCTGACACCCTTCCTTTGAGCCATGAAAATGACGGCAGCTGCTGagtgaggtggaggtggaggtcaCGGACAGCTATCTGGCCGTCCTCTCCCCCAGtgcaccagaacacacatgcccCAGAGCCTGGTCCTCCTCGGGCGTCCCTGCCGTCCCGCACAGCCACCCAAACGTGTCGAATGCATGGacgagggctggggctgggttcTTGTCCCAGCTCAACCCTAGTCCTGCATCTGAACAGCTGGGACCTGGATAGGACCCACCCCTGGTGGGGCCGTTACACTGAAGCTCCCACCCAGAGCAGATGGACAGAGACATTGGACAGCGCAGGGACAAGGTATGGTTGGTCTGGATGCAGCCACCACAGAGGCCACGTGGAACTCATCACCTGGGCGGCTGGCTCTGAGTTCTGAGAGGTGGTGTGGGACAGGAGGGCGGGGCCTGTACACCACCCCACCACAGGTGAgctgctttcttcctcctccatctgCTCCCACCCAGCCAGCAGGTGACAGAAGCCcggggccctgggaggggaagcCAGACCCCACTGTGGGAGGGGTGTCACTTGATACCTCGGGCGCCCAGGCCGGCTGCGGGGAGTGGGTTCCCAGGAGTGGGGGGGCTGAGGCTGGCTGGAGGTGTCACGGCTGGCTGGTAGGCGTTACCCCGCGGCAGGGGCCTCTGGGTGCTGGGGCTCTCAGGCCCAGGGCGCACAGCGCTGGCCACCACCTCTGCGGCCTTCTGGATGGTGGACAGGAAGGCTTCACCTGCAGAGCCTGCACCAGAGGGAGAGGGGACATGGTGCAGCCACCACCCCCACGCCCTGTCTCCACGCTGCTCCCCACCCATGGCTTGGAGGTCAGGACACAAGCTGCACAGAGCAGAGGGCGCGCAGAGGAACCAGGCCCGTCGGGAAGCTTCTCCGGTGAACTCACTTCAGCATGCTCTGGCCCAGTGCAGCCTGAACACTCGGCAGCTTACAGCTCAGCTGTGCCCCTCGGTCCCCTGGGTCCCCGCCTCAGAGCAAG
This portion of the Vicugna pacos chromosome 16, VicPac4, whole genome shotgun sequence genome encodes:
- the TEPSIN gene encoding AP-4 complex accessory subunit tepsin isoform X2, giving the protein MAATPQLRDRLSFLHRLPILLKGTADDDVPCPGYLFEEIAKISHESLGSSQCLLEYLLSRLHSGSGRVKLKVLKIMLHLCSHGSQSFLLILQRNPAFIQEAAVFTGPPDPLHGNSLYQRVRAAAQDLGAALFSDALSPLPPSQPSRALPPAGMGSQSRPQSALQGFGYSKERGHTGSAGEAFLSTIQKAAEVVASAVRPGPESPSTQRPLPRAVRRQPGQAGGGWDELDSSPSSQSSSQEDGALGGASDSSSRSGSDSPSVTSRAPSDLAERVEAMTPGDYQQELSLVRAVTRGPHAFLSREEEQRFVKECGLLNCEAVLELLIRHLGGTGEHEQMRALGAIASLGCTDLLSQERVLLLARPRLQELSTGRPGPVTNKATKILRHFEASCRQWPPARKPPAEPGPTAAHVGPSDLLTDALPLAGDQAFLQPLSSALFTPRSTAPPSGLHPGPVSPTPLDSCLLPAPGDAVEAETRLAASTEQGPGSERGPVGMDTRQWGPELGPGPSGSSHSLFAGMELVACPRLVGAGPAVGEPCQAPWMSSQRMAAKEPSGSEPSAFAFLNS
- the TEPSIN gene encoding AP-4 complex accessory subunit tepsin isoform X5 — its product is MAATPQLRDRLSFLHRLPILLKGTADDDVPCPGYLFEEIAKISHESLGSSQCLLEYLLSRLHSGSGRVKLKVLKIMLHLCSHGSQSFLLILQRNPAFIQEAAVFTGPPDPLHGNSLYQRVRAAAQDLGAALFSDALSPLPPSQPSRALPPAGMGSQSRPQSALQGFGYSKERGHTGSAGEAFLSTIQKAAEVVASAVRPGPESPSTQRPLPRGNAYQPAVTPPASLSPPTPGNPLPAAGLGARAVRRQPGQAGGGWDELDSSPSSQSSSQEDGALGGASDSSSRSGSDSPSVTSRAPSDLAERVEAMTPGDYQQELSLVRAVTRGPHAFLSREEEQRFVKECGLLNCEAVLELLIRHLGGTGEHEQMRALGAIASLGCTDLLSQERVLLLARPRLQELSTGRPGPVTNKATKILRHFEASCRQWPPARKPPAEPGPTAAHVGPSDLLTDALPLAGDQAFLQPLSSALFTPRSTAPPSGLHPGPVSPTPLDSCLLPAPGDAVEAETRLAASTEQGPGSERGPVGMDTRQWGPELGPGPSGSSHSLFAGMELVACPRLVGAGPAVGEPCQAPWMSSQRMAAKEPSGSEPSAFAFLNS
- the TEPSIN gene encoding AP-4 complex accessory subunit tepsin isoform X4 → MLHLCSHGSQSFLLILQRNPAFIQEAAVFTGPPDPLHGNSLYQRVRAAAQDLGAALFSDALSPLPPSQPSRALPPAGMGSQSRPQSALQGFGYSKERGHTGSAGEAFLSTIQKAAEVVASAVRPGPESPSTQRPLPRGNAYQPAVTPPASLSPPTPGNPLPAAGLGARAVRRQPGQAGGGWDELDSSPSSQSSSQEDGALGGASDSSSRSGSDSPSVTSRAPSDLAERVEAMTPGDYQQELSLVRAVTRGPHAFLSREEEQRFVKECGLLNCEAVLELLIRHLGGTGEHEQMRALGAIASLGCTDLLSQERVLLLARPRLQELSTGRPGPVTNKATKILRHFEASCRQWPPARKPPAEPGPTAAHVGPSDLLTDALPLAGDQAFLQPLSSALFTPRSTAPPSGLHPGPVSPTPLDSCLLPAPGDAVEAETRLAASTEQGPGSERGPVGMDTRQWGPELGPGPSGSSHSLFAGMELVACPRLVGAGPAVGEPCQAPWMSSQRMAAKEPSGSEPSAFAFLNS
- the TEPSIN gene encoding AP-4 complex accessory subunit tepsin isoform X3; its protein translation is MGCERRWCWGGGVHREDSPVSGVQQGPAGRVGAAAGTAGRCCCPFTPPVSGCPPTGCGAMVCTSWGWHQPVFTGPPDPLHGNSLYQRVRAAAQDLGAALFSDALSPLPPSQPSRALPPAGMGSQSRPQSALQGFGYSKERGHTGSAGEAFLSTIQKAAEVVASAVRPGPESPSTQRPLPRGNAYQPAVTPPASLSPPTPGNPLPAAGLGARAVRRQPGQAGGGWDELDSSPSSQSSSQEDGALGGASDSSSRSGSDSPSVTSRAPSDLAERVEAMTPGDYQQELSLVRAVTRGPHAFLSREEEQRFVKECGLLNCEAVLELLIRHLGGTGEHEQMRALGAIASLGCTDLLSQERVLLLARPRLQELSTGRPGPVTNKATKILRHFEASCRQWPPARKPPAEPGPTAAHVGPSDLLTDALPLAGDQAFLQPLSSALFTPRSTAPPSGLHPGPVSPTPLDSCLLPAPGDAVEAETRLAASTEQGPGSERGPVGMDTRQWGPELGPGPSGSSHSLFAGMELVACPRLVGAGPAVGEPCQAPWMSSQRMAAKEPSGSEPSAFAFLNS
- the TEPSIN gene encoding AP-4 complex accessory subunit tepsin isoform X1, which codes for MAATPQLRDRLSFLHRLPILLKGTADDDVPCPGYLFEEIAKISHESLGSSQCLLEYLLSRLHSGSGRVKLKVLKIMLHLCSHGSQSFLLILQRNPAFIQEAAVFTGPPDPLHGNSLYQRVRAAAQDLGAALFSDALSPLPPSQPSRALPPAGSAGEAFLSTIQKAAEVVASAVRPGPESPSTQRPLPRGNAYQPAVTPPASLSPPTPGNPLPAAGLGARAVRRQPGQAGGGWDELDSSPSSQSSSQEDGALGGASDSSSRSGSDSPSVTSRAPSDLAERVEAMTPGDYQQELSLVRAVTRGPHAFLSREEEQRFVKECGLLNCEAVLELLIRHLGGTGEHEQMRALGAIASLGCTDLLSQERVLLLARPRLQELSTGRPGPVTNKATKILRHFEASCRQWPPARKPPAEPGPTAAHVGPSDLLTDALPLAGDQAFLQPLSSALFTPRSTAPPSGLHPGPVSPTPLDSCLLPAPGDAVEAETRLAASTEQGPGSERGPVGMDTRQWGPELGPGPSGSSHSLFAGMELVACPRLVGAGPAVGEPCQAPWMSSQRMAAKEPSGSEPSAFAFLNS